GCTGCGCGAAGCGGCCCTGCGCGATACGTGGCTGCGGCTGCGCGGCGGGGACTGGCGCGTGTTATTGCGGCTCTACCCCAATCTGCTCGGCCGGGACCGGCTCCCGCGCGTGCCCAGGCACGAGCGTAGACGCTACCGGAGCATTCCGGAAAGCGACCGGATTACCCCGGAGAACCTGGTTTCGGCGACGCTGCTGGTATCGAACGCGGGTACGCTGCTGCAGCGCCGCCACGTCACGATCCAGATGCTCGAGATCATCCAGCCGCAGACCACCGCCGTCGCGCTGGGACCCATAGTGCGCAGGCCGCTCGCCGTTCAAGACCGGGAAGGCCGCGAACGCGTCGAGGTGCGCAGCGTGCTGCCCATGACTATCTGCATCGATCATCGGGCCATGGACCTGGAACATGTGCGCGGCTTCATCGACACGGTGGAGGGGCTGTGCGCCAATCCCTGGCAATTGCTGGAAGCGCACAGCGGAAACGGACGCGCGGCAGCGGTGCCGGTCTGAATCACGGCGCCGCGATGAGGACGGAGATATCGCCGGAATCGCGGTTCGCGAACACGGCGTCGGGCCTTCCATCACCGCTCACGTCGGCGAGGATGCCGCCAATCGGGCTCGCACCCGCCCGGTACACCAGGGGCGACCCGAACACCAGGCTCCCGTGATTGCGCACCACCGAGACGCTGTGCTCCTCATTCGTGGTCACGATGTCATTGCGCCGGTCGTTGTCCACGTCTCCAAGGGCCACGGAGTTGGGGGAGTCGCCGGTACGGTGCGGCGAGCCGGCAATGAACTTGCCATCGCCTTTCCCCTGCAGGACATTCGCGCTGTTCCGGCTCGGATGCGCGGTCACGGCGTCTATGCCGCCGCTTCCGTTCAAGTCGGCCAACGCGAGCCCGCGCGGGTCCGGGTCAATCAGGTAGGGACCGAAATTGGACCGTTTCTCGAGCGTGCCGTCGCCAAGGCCGAACAGCGTACGGACGCGCGGCTGCTGGTTCGGGGCCGGGTCGTCCTGGTCATAACCATTCAGAAAGACCACGTCGCGGAAGGCATCGCCATCGAGGTCGACGGCCTGCACATCAAGCGGGAAATTGCCTACTGCGTCTGAACCGGTGTGCGTGGCCGCGCCGAACAAGCCGCCGCCCGTCCCCAGCAGCACAGAAAGGCTGTCCGTGGCGGAATTGCCCACGACCAAGTCCGCATCGCCGTCGTTGTCCATGTCGGCGATGGCAACCGAACGCGGCCTGCTGCCCGGTCCCCGCACCAGGAAGCGGCGCTCCATGCCGAATGTCGCGCCGGCCATCCCCGCGAACACCGACACGTAGCCGCCGTCGTAGTCCACCGCGACCAGGTCGAGGAAGCTGTCGTTATCGAGCATGCCGAGCGCAATGGCGCGCGGCGTGCCCGTCACGTCGACGGTCACCCCGCGCTGCAGCGTGCCGTCGCTGCGCCCCAGGAAAATCGTGACGTCGCCCGAATCAAGGTTCGCCACGGCAAGGTCCGTCCGCGCGTCGCGGTTCAAGTCGCCCGCGGCTATGCTGCGAGGGCGCGCCCCGGCGGCGAACCGCTCGTCCGTTTCGAAGGTTCCGTCGCCGCGCCCCAGCAGCACCGAGATATCGTCTGTAGCGCTGTTTGCCGTCACCAGGTCCGGTTGCAGGTCGCCGTTGCAGTCAGCTGCCGCCACGTCGATACTCCGGCCGCGCGCGCCGAAATAGCGCGGCGCACCGAAGCCGCCCGCGCCGTCGCCCAGCAAGACGGCTATTTTCCCCAGCGCCACGGGTTCCGCGCCGGAGCTGTAGAGAATTGCGGCGAGGTCGGGGACGGCGTCGCCGTCAAGGTCGTTGACGGCGAAGCGTGTGGGCAGATAACCGGCGTCCACCCGTGTCTGGGCCGCGAACGCGCCCGCGCCCAGCCCCAACAATACGGAGAAATCGCCCGACCCGGGATTGGATACGACGAGGTCCAGCACCGTATCGCCGTCGAGGTCAGCCAAGGCGAGCGAGCGCGGGTTTACGCCCGCCGCAAGCGACGCCGGCGGCTCGAACCCCGACGCTTGGGTCAGCAGCAGCCCCACATTATTCGCATCCCGGTTCGCGGCCAGGATATCCGCGCGTCCGTCGCCATTCAGGTCCTCGAGCAGAACCGCGCGCGTGCCTGGCCCGGCGGGCAGGTCGACAGGCGCGCCAAACGTGCCGTCGCCCAAGCCCATGAACACGGAGACGCCGCCCGCGCCCGAGTTCGCGGTCACGATGTCCACGAACGTATCGCCGTTCGTGTCCCCGGTCGCAACGTCCAGCGGCGCGGCCCCCGCGGCGAGGGCCAGCCGCGTTTCCGCGGCAAACGTGCCGTCGCCGGCGCCCAGCAGCACCGAAATATCGTTCGAGGTGCTGTTCACGACCACCACGTCGAGCGCCGTATCGGCGTTGAACAGGCCCACGGCAGCCGAGACAGGACCGTCGCCCGTGGCGTACGCCTGTTGCGCGGCAAAACTGCCAGACGCGAGCCGGATGAGCACGCTGATGGTGTCTGCCTGCTCGTTCGGCGTAATGACGTCGGGCAGGCCGTCGGCGTTCAAGTCCGCCACAACGACGGCGAAGGGTTGGTCGCCCGCGGGATAGATGAATTGCGCGTCGAAGAGCCGTTGCGCGGGGTTCGGGTCCGGGTCCGGGGTTGATTCGGGCGGGCAGCCCGCAACGAGCGCAACCCACGCGAGGGCCCCGACTAGAAGGAACGGTGTACGTGCGTGCATGATGTAGCCCTTCCCGGTACTGTGATGCCGGCGCTTTGTCCCAAGTATAATACCTGTAACGCCGGGTCGGTATCACAAAGGCGCAGGCTGAAACGCCCCGCGCTCGCCGCGGCGAGGAAGAATGGCGTGGAAATCGCTGTCGTATCGGATTTGCACATCTTCTGCGGGCGCTCGCGCTGGCGCGAGCACCTGGACGCCGTCCATGACGCGGCGGCATCCGCCGACATGGTGGTCCTGAACGGCGACATCTTCGATTTCAAATGGAGCCGCCACGCCACGGAAACGGCCGCCGTGGCCGAAGCCATCCGTTTGCTTGACGAATGGACGGCGCGGCACGGGCGCTGCCGGTTCCACGTCAACCTCGGCAACCACGACCATTTCGCGCCGTATCTGGAAGCGCTGAACGCGCTTGCGAAGACGCGGCCCAACCTTACTTGGGATGCCTATTTCCTCCGCGTCGGAAAGGTTCTGTTCCTGCACGGCGACGCCGCGGCCGGCGCAATCAGCCCGGACGCACTCGCCGCCTACCGCGCCCGATGGCTGCACAAGAAACGGCCACACGCGCTGATGGGCCGCGCGTACGACGCGGCATTCCTGTGTCGTGCTCACCTCGCCCTTTCACGCCTTTTTTTCCCCCGGGGACGGACCCTGCGCAGGCTGTACGCCTACCTCGCGGCAGCCGGGCACGGGCCGGGCACGGGCCTCGAACAAGTGTATTTCGGGCACACGCACGTGCCATTGCGCGCGCGGCAATACCGGGGCGTCACCTTCCACAACGGCGGCGCGCTTCTCCGTCACGTGCGCTTTTCGGTGCTCCGCGTCCGCGTCTAGCTCCCGTTTCCGGCGTAATCGACCGCCCCCCCGCTGCCGTCCCCGCAAACGCGCCCGCCGTCTACGTCGAGGACCTGCGCTTATTCGCCGCCCATATCGAGGAGACTGTAAAGAAGAGGCACGTCTAACCGGAAGGTCTCGCAGCCAAACAGGCAGTCATAGAAACTGAAGCTTCCTTCGAGCCGCATGATCTGGAGCATGAGCCCGGAGAGATAAATCCCCCCGGACTCCCCAATGATGTGGTAGTCGGTGTCGTCCCGCAAGCCGAGAACGGGGTCGTAGAAATAGCAGTCCATCGCCACAATGTCGACACAAGGGACCGCGGGGTCATCCGACCGGGCTTCAGCCTTCGCGAAACGGGGCCTCCACGACTTTCCGCAGCCGAAGATGTTCTTTGCGGGCCCGCCGGCATGCTTGTATTCATAACAGGAGGGCAGGTACTGCACGATGTCGGCCATGGCGCGGGCGAGGTCCTGCCCGTCCAGTGTGCCGCTGTCATCTTCGTCCGGGTTGGTCCGATCGTAGCCGATCGCGTCTTCCTCTTCATCGGTCAGGTAATCGCCATCGGAATCGCCCGCCAGCGCGACCAAGTGCGTGCCGGCCAGATTCTCCGGGACCATGTAGATCAGGTAATAGAGGAAATGCGCGGGGGTCCGCTCGATTTGCTCGGGCAGCCAGTCGCAGTCGTCGTTGACGGCCATGTAGCTGAACGAGCCATGCTCGAGAAAATGCAGTGCGCCGCGCGGAAGACCGGCATATCCGGTGATTTCATCGGTAAGCAGTTCGTTTTCCAGCCAGTTCGCGCTCAGCGTGACTGCTTCTTCCGAGAAGGGCGCCGTGGCCGTACAAAGTTGCCCGACGTAATTGCGGCGCCATTGCCCCTCGGAGTATTCCTGCGGTAGTACGGCAATTTCCCGCGCGAGCGACACGGCAAGCGCTGCGCCGTCCGCTACGCCGTCGCCGTCTTCGTCACTCACATCCGGGTTCGTGCGCAGATATGCTTCCTCCTCGTCGGTAAGATAGTCGCCGTCCCGGTCCCCATCGACGGGAAGCAGATATGGGTTGCCTCCTTGCCCCGGCGCATACCCGTCTTCCGAGAAAACCGGGCCATAGCAGCCCCCGGCGTTATAGAACTGCACGAAGCGGAGCAACTCGGAAAGTCCGATGGCCCAATCCTGCGGCGCGTAGTCGCTATCGTGCGGCGCGGATGATGGGCTGCCCGGACCCGGCGCATACCCGTCTTCCGTGCCGGCCGTGGCGGCATGGTAGCCGTCTGAATTGTAGAACTGGACGACCCGCAGCAGTTCAGACAGGCTGACCCCGCCATCGCGGTTGCTGTCGCCGCTGTGGTTCGCGGCCGCCGCGGCCGCGGTTATCCACGCCAACGCCAAGACTGCCGAGTGGACTCTTCCCACCATGGCGCATCCCCCATTCTTTCAGATGCCACGAACATTCCTATCGTAGCACGCGAGACATCCGGGGGCAAGACGCGTCTCACCTGAGACGCGTCTCACCTGAGGCATGAACCCAAGACCGTTCACGTTCCGGACCTGGTTCCGCCCGCTTGGGCGTGTATAATGAAAGCCCGGCAAGGCCGGGACGCGTGGAGGGAGTTTGGCCTATGGGTATGCGCCATTCGCTGTTTTGCTTCGTTACGGCGCAGGCGTTGTCAGCCGCTGCGGCGGCGGCCGGGGATGCAGGCATCATGGCAGGTGAACGTGGCGAACCGCTGTTCTTCAGCGTTTACGTGGTGGCAGGGCAAGTGCCCGAAGTCCTGGCCTCGCCTCAAGCGGCCGTGGACGCATTGCGCCGCCTCGAAATCCGCAAGGTATACCTCGAATTCTGTCGCGCGGGCACGGTAATCGACCGCGGCACGCTCGATAGGGCGCGCGATCTCCTGCTCGAACGGGGCTTTGCCGTGGCGGGCGGCATTGCGACCGTGCCAGGGGCCGGGTTCGGCACGGCGTCCGACGGACAACTGAACTGGTTCCAGTATGAGGACGAGAAGACGCGCGCGGACCTCGAACGGGTGATGCGCGACGCGGCGCCGGTCTTTTCCGAGATCATCGTGGACGACTTCCTCTGCACGGACGACACGAGTGTACCGTCACAACAGGCGCGGGGCTCGCGCTCCTGGAGCGACTACCGGCGCGACCTGATGCTGGACGTGGCGGAGCGGACACTCATCGCGCCCGCAAGGGCCGAAAATCCCGGAATTACCCTGGTCATCAAGTATCCGCAATGGTACGACCGCTATCACCTGCACGGATACGATGTGGCCCGCATGACCGAACAGTTCGACCGCGTCCGGGTCGGCACGGAGACGCGCGGCGCGGATACGCAGCGCTTCGGGTTCGTCCAGCCCTACGAAGGATTCGTGAGTTTCCGCTGGATGCGCGACGTGGCGGGCGCGAAGCTGGGCGGCGCATGGTTTGACCACCTCGATTGCGACGCGGACGCTTTTCTGGACCAAGCCTATCAGACCGTTCTGGCTGGCGCGCATGAGATTATCCTCTTCAATTTCGCCGACATAATCGAGGGCCACCCGGGCCACGAACTCCTGCGCCGGGACGCCGCGCGGCTCGCCGCACTTGCTGCCGCCGTGGACCCCGATGCGGACCGCGGCGCGCGTTGCTACAAACCGCCGCACAGCGACGCGGGCGGCGACATGTATCTTATGGATTATCTGGGCATGCTCGGGATTCCGCTATTGCCCGTCTCGCAGTTCCCCGAGGAACCCGGCGTGCTGGTTCTGCCCACGCAGGCCGCCGCCGACCCTGCCGTCACGGCGACGGTGACGGAACGCTTGTCCGGCCTCGACGCGCTGTTTATGACCGCGGGTTTTCTGGCCGCACCGGCGGGCGAACCCGGCCTCAGCGCGCTCGCGGGTGTCGAGAAACCCGTTGCGCAGGCGCCGCTCCTTGCCGAAAGCGCGGTCGTCGACGGGATTGAGACCCGGTTGCCGTGTCCGCTCGAGCTCGCCGCCGATTTGTCGCTCCGCGACGCGGCGACGGTCCTCGAGGCCGTCGTGGCAGGCCGGCGCGTGCCGTTTCTGACCAAAGTCACGCGCTGGGGCACGCCCGTGTACGTGCTCAATGTTCACACGTTTACCCAGGCGGATTTCGACGCCGTGGGCGAGGTGCTCCTCGCGCCGAAACCCGCCGGACTGCTCGAACTGCCGCAGGCGTGGGCGGACATCCTGCGAGACGCATTCATTGCCGACCTGGGCATAGCGCTGAGTGCGCCTCCGCGCGTCGCGTTGCAGTCCGTGGGTGAAAACGCCTGGTTCCTTCAGAACTACCGCGAAGAGCCCGTCGATGCCGTGTTGTCGTTCGATGCGTTGCCCTGGTGCCGCGTGCGCGACGGTTTCGGCGGGCGCGGGAGAGAGGCGTTTCCCGGCGCAACCGTGACAATCGACGGCGCGCGCGCGGAAATGCGTCTGGAACCGCGCGCACGGGTCTGGTTCGCCATCGACGAGCCCCTGATTGTTGATCCGGTCTACGAGGAACCGCCGGCACAACCGGAGGAGAATCAGTGATTGCAGGCCGGGACAGGCACGTCTTTCTCGAAGACTCGCTCGCTTGTGCCAGTCCCCGATCCTGTAGCTTCCTCGTTCCGCTGACCGCTCGGTGGAACGAGAATTGCCGTTCTGCATACTGCGCAAGGGAGTGGTGAGAAATATGGACCGGCGTGATTTTCTTCGCATCTTGGGCGCAGGCGCGGCGGCCGCGCTGCACCCCGCGGGCGCAGCGGGCAACCCGGAACAGCCGCGCGCCGCGGCGCCGAACATCGTACTCATCCTCATAGATGACCTCGGGTGGGCCGACCTCTCCTGTTACGGCAGCACGTTTTACGAGACACCGCATCTGGACCGGCTCGCCAGCGAGGGCGCGCGTTTCACGAACGGGTACGCCGCCTGCGCGGTGTGCTCGCCAACGCGCGCGGCGGTGCTTACCGGGCGCTATCCCGCCCGCATCGGCGTCACGGACTGGATTCGCGCCGGGTTCCAGCGCGGGGCCGACGCCACGCTGACGGAATACCCGGGCGGCTACGTGGGCGCGCCGGGCCGCAGCTTGATTTGCCCGCGCAATCCCTACTGGCTCGAACTGGACGAGGTGACGCTCGCGGAGGTGCTGAAAGCGCGCGGCTACTCCACGTGCCATGTCGGGAAATGGCACCTGGGCGATGAACCCTGGTACCCCGAGCATCAGGGGTTTGACATCAACATCGGCGGCTGCGACTTCGGCCATCCGCCGTCCTATTTTGACCCCTATTGCCGCGAACATCAGGGTTGCATCGAGAACCTGCCCTCCCGCCGCGAGGGCGAATACCTCACCGACCGGCTCGCCGGTGAAGCGGCGCGGTTTATCCGGGATCATGCGGACCGTCCCTTCTTCCTCTATATGGCGCACTACGCGGTGCATACGCCGTTACAGGCGAAGGAAGCCATGGTCGCGAAATACCGCGCGAAACCGCCCACGCATCAGAAAGACCCGGTGTACGCGGCCATGGTCGAGAGCATGGACGAGGCCGTAAGGGCCGTGCTCGCCGCGCTCGAAGAGAGCGGCGTGGCGGACCAAACGATTGTGATCTTCACCTCGGACAACGGCGGGTTGACCGGCAAGACGAGCAACGCGCCGCTCCGTGCGGGTAAGGGCACGCCGTACGAGGGCGGCATTCGCGTGCCGCTAATCGTGCGGTGGCCGGGCG
The DNA window shown above is from Candidatus Hydrogenedentota bacterium and carries:
- a CDS encoding 2-oxo acid dehydrogenase subunit E2; this translates as MSHRDSDGVPMLSDTHVSLFDIQRRVVANKTLEGWRTAPHASIGVDFDVTPLLSFVDELRQRPVALPRVTVNSVLVKIIAEGVKASPEMNAHIDYRPISGVGKLVLHRAINIAVPLRMPDGRTVTPTLQDSGRLSLLEVCVAMEDLKRRTRNTNLDILLREAALRDTWLRLRGGDWRVLLRLYPNLLGRDRLPRVPRHERRRYRSIPESDRITPENLVSATLLVSNAGTLLQRRHVTIQMLEIIQPQTTAVALGPIVRRPLAVQDREGRERVEVRSVLPMTICIDHRAMDLEHVRGFIDTVEGLCANPWQLLEAHSGNGRAAAVPV
- a CDS encoding VCBS repeat-containing protein; the protein is MHARTPFLLVGALAWVALVAGCPPESTPDPDPNPAQRLFDAQFIYPAGDQPFAVVVADLNADGLPDVITPNEQADTISVLIRLASGSFAAQQAYATGDGPVSAAVGLFNADTALDVVVVNSTSNDISVLLGAGDGTFAAETRLALAAGAAPLDVATGDTNGDTFVDIVTANSGAGGVSVFMGLGDGTFGAPVDLPAGPGTRAVLLEDLNGDGRADILAANRDANNVGLLLTQASGFEPPASLAAGVNPRSLALADLDGDTVLDLVVSNPGSGDFSVLLGLGAGAFAAQTRVDAGYLPTRFAVNDLDGDAVPDLAAILYSSGAEPVALGKIAVLLGDGAGGFGAPRYFGARGRSIDVAAADCNGDLQPDLVTANSATDDISVLLGRGDGTFETDERFAAGARPRSIAAGDLNRDARTDLAVANLDSGDVTIFLGRSDGTLQRGVTVDVTGTPRAIALGMLDNDSFLDLVAVDYDGGYVSVFAGMAGATFGMERRFLVRGPGSRPRSVAIADMDNDGDADLVVGNSATDSLSVLLGTGGGLFGAATHTGSDAVGNFPLDVQAVDLDGDAFRDVVFLNGYDQDDPAPNQQPRVRTLFGLGDGTLEKRSNFGPYLIDPDPRGLALADLNGSGGIDAVTAHPSRNSANVLQGKGDGKFIAGSPHRTGDSPNSVALGDVDNDRRNDIVTTNEEHSVSVVRNHGSLVFGSPLVYRAGASPIGGILADVSGDGRPDAVFANRDSGDISVLIAAP
- a CDS encoding metallophosphoesterase family protein, giving the protein MEIAVVSDLHIFCGRSRWREHLDAVHDAAASADMVVLNGDIFDFKWSRHATETAAVAEAIRLLDEWTARHGRCRFHVNLGNHDHFAPYLEALNALAKTRPNLTWDAYFLRVGKVLFLHGDAAAGAISPDALAAYRARWLHKKRPHALMGRAYDAAFLCRAHLALSRLFFPRGRTLRRLYAYLAAAGHGPGTGLEQVYFGHTHVPLRARQYRGVTFHNGGALLRHVRFSVLRVRV
- a CDS encoding sulfatase, with the protein product MDRRDFLRILGAGAAAALHPAGAAGNPEQPRAAAPNIVLILIDDLGWADLSCYGSTFYETPHLDRLASEGARFTNGYAACAVCSPTRAAVLTGRYPARIGVTDWIRAGFQRGADATLTEYPGGYVGAPGRSLICPRNPYWLELDEVTLAEVLKARGYSTCHVGKWHLGDEPWYPEHQGFDINIGGCDFGHPPSYFDPYCREHQGCIENLPSRREGEYLTDRLAGEAARFIRDHADRPFFLYMAHYAVHTPLQAKEAMVAKYRAKPPTHQKDPVYAAMVESMDEAVRAVLAALEESGVADQTIVIFTSDNGGLTGKTSNAPLRAGKGTPYEGGIRVPLIVRWPGVVEAGRVSNTPVCSIDFLPTLCAAVEAPLPAGRPIDGENLVPLLAAAEDLNRQTLFWHFPHYRDEKQGPYSIVRDGPWKLIRWYEGPRHELYRLDEDPGEERDLAAQSPGQCADLASSLDDWLARTGARLPRQA